From one Catharus ustulatus isolate bCatUst1 chromosome 1, bCatUst1.pri.v2, whole genome shotgun sequence genomic stretch:
- the AGO2 gene encoding protein argonaute-2 yields the protein MYPGAPSAGPVLTPPPPLPPPIQGYAFKPPPRPDFGTSGRTIKLQANFFEMDIPKIDIYHYELDIKPEKCPRRVNREIVEHMVQHFKTQIFGDRKPVFDGRKNLYTAMPLPIGRDKVELEVTLPGEGKDRIFKVAIKWMSCVSLQALHDALSGRLPSVPFETIQALDVVMRHLPSMRYTPVGRSFFTASEGCSNPLGGGREVWFGFHQSVRPSLWKMMLNIDVSATAFYKAQPVIEFVCEVLDFKSIEEQQKPLTDSQRVKFTKEIKGLKVEITHCGQMKRKYRVCNVTRRPASHQTFPLQQENGQTVECTVAQYFKDRHKLVLRYPHLPCLQVGQEQKHTYLPLEVCNIVAGQRCIKKLTDNQTSTMIRATARSAPDRQEEISKLMRSASFNTDPYVREFGIMVKDEMTDVTGRVLQPPSILYGGRNKAIATPVQGVWDMRNKQFHTGIEIKVWAIACFAPQRQCTEVHLKSFTEQLRKISRDAGMPIQGQPCFCKYAQGADSVEPMFRHLKNTYTGLQLVVVILPGKTPVYAEVKRVGDTVLGMATQCVQMKNVQRTTPQTLSNLCLKINVKLGGVNNILLPQGRPPVFQQPVIFLGADVTHPPAGDGKKPSIAAVVGSMDAHPNRYCATVRVQQHRQEIIQDLAAMVRELLIQFYKSTRFKPTRIIFYRDGVSEGQFQQVLHHELLAIREACIKLEKDYQPGITFIVVQKRHHTRLFCTDKNERVGKSGNIPAGTTVDTKITHPSEFDFYLCSHAGIQGTSRPSHYHVLWDDNRFSSDELQILTYQLCHTYVRCTRSVSIPAPAYYAHLVAFRARYHLVDKEHDSAEGSHTSGQSNGRDHQALAKAVQVHQDTLRTMYFA from the exons agaaataGTGGAGCATATGGTTCAGCACTTTaaaacccagatttttggggatcGCAAACCAGTGTTTGATGGAAGAAAAAACCTTTATACAGCTATGCCCCTTCCCATTGGGAGAGATAAA GTGGAGCTGGAGGTCACCCTgccaggagaaggaaaggacaGGATATTTAAGGTGGCCATAAAGTGGATGTCCTGTGTGAGCTTGCAGGCTTTGCACGATGCTCTCTCTGGCCGGCTGCCGAGTGTCCCGTTTGAGACCATCCAGGCCCTGGATGTGGTGATGAGGCACTTGCCTTCCATGAG GTATACTCCTGTGGGGAGATCTTTCTTTACAGCTTCAGAAGGGTGCTCAAATCCTTTGGGTGGTGGCAGAGAAGTTTGGTTTGGCTTCCATCAGTCAGTCAGACCTTCATTATGGAAAATGATGTTAAATATTGATG TGTCTGCAACTGCATTTTACAAAGCACAGCCAGTTATTGAGTTTGTTTGTGAAGTTCTGGACTTCAAAAGTATTgaagaacaacaaaaacctCTGACAGATTCCCAAAGGGTAAAGTttaccaaagaaataaaag GTCTGAAGGTGGAGATAACACACTGTGGTCAAATGAAAAGGAAGTACAGAGTGTGCAATGTCACCAGACGACCAGCAAGTCACCAAAC ATTCCCACTTCAGCAGGAGAATGGACAAACAGTTGAATGCACTGTAGCTCAGTATTTTAAGGACAGGCATAAATTAGTTTTACGCTACCCTCACCTTCCATGTTTACAAGTTGGACAGGAGCAGAAACACACATACCTTCCTCTGGAG GTGTGCAACATAGTGGCAGGACAAAGATGCATAAAGAAACTCACTGACAATCAAACTTCCACTATGATTCGAGCCACTGCCAGATCAGCCCCGGACCGGCAGGAGGAGATCAGCAAATTG ATGCGGAGCGCAAGTTTTAACACCGACCCCTACGTGCGAGAGTTTGGGATAATGGTCAAGGATGAAATGACAGATGTGACAGGCAGAGTCCTGCAGCCTCCCTCAATCCTCTATGGAGGCAGG AATAAAGCAATTGCTACACCAGTGCAAGGTGTCTGGGACATGAGGAATAAACAATTTCACACTGGAATTGAAATAAAGGTTTGGGCAATTGCCTGCTTTGCTCCCCAGCGCCAGTGCACTGAAGTTCATCTTAA GTCCTTCACAGAACAGCTGAGGAAGATttccagggatgctggaatGCCCAtccagggccagccctgcttctgcaaATACGCCCAGGGAGCTGACAGCGTGGAGCCCATGTTCAGACACCTCAAGAACACTTACACTGGGCTGCAGCTTGTCGTGGTCATTTTGCCAGGAAAAACACCAGTCTATG CGGAGGTGAAGCGCGTTGGTGACACGGTGCTGGGAATGGCCACTCAGTGTGTGCAGATGAAAAATGTCCAAAGAACAACACCACAAACTCTGTCCAACctctgcttaaaaataaatgtcaaattAGGAGGCGTAAATAACATTCTACTGCCACAGGGAAG ACCCCCAGTATTCCAGCAGCCTGTCATATTCCTTGGTGCAGATGTAACTCACCCaccagctggggatgggaaaaAACCTTCCATTGCTGCA GTTGTGGGAAGCATGGATGCTCATCCCAACCGTTACTGTGCCACCGTGCGGGTGCAACAGCACCGCCAGGAAATCATCCAGGATTTGGCTGCCATGGTCAGGGAGCTGCTGATCCAGTTCTACAAATCCACCAGATTCAAACCAACTCGAATCATCTTCTACAGGGATGGTGTTTCTGAGGGGCAGTTCCAGCAg GTTCTCCACCATGAACTCCTGGCTATCAGGGAGGCTTGCATTAAGCTGGAGAAGGATTATCAGCCTGGCATCACATTTATAGTGGTGCAGAAAAGGCACCACACCAGACTCTTCTGCACAGATAAAAATGAACGG GTTGGAAAAAGTGGAAACATTCCAGCTGGTACCACAGTGGACACAAAAATTACCCACCCCTCAGAGTTCGACTTCTACCTGTGTAGTCATGCTGGGATTCAG GGAACAAGCAGACCTTCCCACTaccatgtgctctgggatgacaaTCGCTTCTCGTCGGACGAGCTGCAGATCCTCACCTACCAGCTGTGCCACACGTACGTGCGCTGCACGCGCTCcgtctccatccctgctccagcataCTATGCACACCTGGTGGCCTTCAGAGCCAGGTACCATCTGGTGGATAAGGAGCACGACAG TGCTGAAGGAAGCCACACTTCTGGCCAGAGCAATGGCAGAGATCACCAAGCACTTGCCAAGGCAGTCCAGGTGCACCAGGACACGCTGCGCACCATGTACTTTGCTTGA